CCTGATGAGGTCTAAACCATTTTGCGTATATAAACATTAAGTTACAAATACGCACCCTTTTTTAAATTTTAATTTAATTCCGTCCATTGATGTTAGCAACGCAAACTGAAAGATTGAATTTCTCTTCTGTAAAGAATAGACCTGATTATCCTGACTTCCTGGATATTCAGATCAAATCCTTCCAGGATTTCTTTCAACTAGAAACAAAATCTGAAGAAAGAGGAAACGAAGGTCTATACAACACCTTCATGGAAAACTTCCCGATTACAGATACTCGTAATCAATTTGTACTAGAATTTTTAGATTACTTTGTAGACCCTCCAAGATATGATCTGCAGGAGTGTATAGAAAGAGGTCTTACCTATAGTGTACCTTTAAAAGCCCGTCTAAAACTTTTCTGTACAGACCCAGAACACGAAGATTTTGAGACTATTGTTCAGGATGTGTACTTAGGTACAATTCCTTATATGACACCCAGTGGTACTTTTTGTATTAATGGGGCAGAGCGAGTAGTCGTATCTCAATTACACCGTTCGCCGGGAGTATTCTTTGGACAATCATTCCATGCCAATGGAACAAAATTATATTCTGCAAGAGTAATTCCTTTTAAAGGTTCTTGGATAGAATTTGCTACCGATATCAATAGTGTAATGTACGCTTATATCGATAGAAAGAAAAAATTACCGGTAACTACACTTTTCCGTGCAATTGGTTTTGAACGTGATAAAGATATTTTAGAAATATTTGACCTTGCAGAAGAAGTAAAAGTTTCTAAATCCGGATTGAAAAAAGTTTTAGGTCGCAAGTTAGCAGCTCGTGTATTGAATACATGGCATGAAGATTTTGTAGATGAAGACACAGGAGAAGTTGTATCTATTGAGCGTAACGAGATCGTTTTAGATCGTGATACTATCTTAGATAAAGATCATCTTGAAGAGATTATCGAATCTGGAGCAAAAACCATTTTGCTTCATAAAGAAGATAATCAAAAAGGAGATTATGCAATTATCCACAATACTTTACAAAAAGATCCTACCAACTCTGAAAAAGAAGCGGTAGAACATATATATCGTCAATTACGTAATGCAGAACCGCCTGATGAAGAAACTGCAAGAGGTATTATTGACAAGTTATTCTTTTCTGATCAACGTTACAACCTTGGTGAAGTAGGTCGTTATAGAATGAATAAGAAATTGGGACTTGATATTGCAATGGATAAGCAAGTGCTTACCAAAGAAGATATTATTACCATTATAAAGTACTTAATAGAATTAATTAATTCTAAAGCTGAAATTGATGATATCGATCACCTTTCTAACCGTCGTGTTAGAACTGTAGGAGAGCAATTATCACAGCAGTTTGGAGTTGGTCTGGCACGTATGGCACGTACCATTCGGGAACGTATGAATGTTAGAGATAATGAGGTTTTTACACCGATTGATTTGATCAATGCTAAAACGTTATCATCTGTAATTAATTCGTTCTTTGGTACAAACCAGTTATCTCAGTTCATGGATCAAACCAATCCATTAGCAGAAATTACACATAAGCGTAGACTTTCGGCTCTTGGACCTGGAGGTTTATCACGTGAGCGTGCAGGTTTTGAGGTACGTGATGTACACTATACACATTACGGTCGTCTATGTCCTATTGAAACTCCTGAAGGACCAAATATTGGTCTGATCTCTTCACTTTCTGTATTTGCAAAAGTGAATTCGATGGGATTCCTTGAAACTCCATATAGAAAAGTGGAAGAAGGAAAGGTTGATCTTTCTGGATATACATACCTAAGTGCAGAAGAGGAAGAAGAAAAATTAATAGCTCAGGCTAATATTCCGTTAAAAGAAGATGGCGCTATAGATTCTGATAAGGTAATTGCACGTATGGAAGGTGACTTCCCGGTAATTGACCCAACCAATGTTAATTATGCCGATGTTGCTCCTAATCAGATAGCATCTATTTCTGCATCTTTAATTCCGTTCTTAGAACATGATGATGCAAACCGTGCATTGATGGGATCAAACATGATGCGTCAGGCAGTACCATTATTAAGAGTTGATGCTCCTATTGTAGGAACAGGATTAGAGCGTCAGGTAGCATCAGATTCCAGAGTATTGATTAATGCAGAAGGAGAAGGAGTTGTTGAGTATGTAGATGCACAAAAGATTACCATTAAATACGATAGAACCGAAGAGCAAAGAATGGTAAGCTTTGATGACGATTCTAAAACCTATGAATTAATAAAATTCCGTAAAACGAATCAAGGTACTAATATAAACCTTAAACCCATCGTTAATGTTGGGGATCGTGTTAAAAAAGGTCAGGTATTGTGTCAAGGATATGCTACAGAAAAAGGAGAACTTGCACTAGGTAGAAATATGAAAGTAGCCTTTATGCCTTGGAAAGGGTATAACTTTGAGGATGCGATTGTGATTTCTGAAAAAGTAGTACGAGAAGATATCTTTACTTCAATCCATATTGATGAATATTCTCTTGAGGTTAGAGATACCAAATTAGGTAATGAAGAATTAACTAATGATATTCCTAACGTTTCCGAAGAAGCTACCAAAGATCTTGATGAAAACGGAATGATCCGTGTTGGTGCAGAAATCAAACCAGGTGATATTCTTATCGGAAAAATTACTCCAAAAGGAGAAAGCGACCCTACTCCAGAAGAGAAACTATTAAGAGCAATCTTTGGAGATAAAGCAGGAGATGTTAAAGATGCTTCTTTAAAAGCTTCTCCTTCTTTACATGGTGTGGTAATTGATAAAAAATTATTTGCCCGTGCTATAAAAGATAAGAGAAAACGTTCTCAGGATAAAGAAGATATTGAGACTTTAGAAAGATCATACGATACAAAATTCGAATTACTGAAATCTGAATTGGTAGACAAACTATTTGCTATCGTTGGTGGTAAAACTTCTCAAGGGGTTATGAATGATCTTGGAGAAGAGGTACTTCCTAAAGGTAAAAAGTATACTCAGAAAATGCTTAATAGCGTAGATGATTATGCTCACCTTACTAAAGGAACATGGACTACCGATGATGCTTTAAATAGTATGGTTGCAGATCTTATCCATAATTATAAGATTAAAGAAAATGATTTACAAGGTAATCTTCGAAGAGAGAAATTTACGATCTCTGTAGGAGATGAATTACCTTCTGGAATTATAAAACTTGCTAAAGTTTATATCGCTAAGAAACGTAAGCTAAAAGTAGGTGATAAGATGGCAGGTCGTCACGGTAACAAAGGTATTGTTGCTCGTATTGTAAGAGAAGAAGATATGCCATTCTTAGAAGATGGAACACCTGTTGATATCGTATTAAACCCACTTGGGGTACCATCTCGTATGAATATTGGTCAGATTTATGAAACGGTATTAGGATGGGCCGGACAAAAATTAGGTAGAAAGTATGCTACCCCGATTTTTGATGGAGCGTCTTTAGATCAGATTAATGAATTTACCGATGAAGCAGGAATTCCAAGATTTGGACATACCTATCTTTATGATGGAGGTACGGGAGATCGTTTCCACCAGCCAGCTACAGTAGGTGTGATTTACATGCTTAAGCTTGGTCACATGGTAGATGATAAAATGCATGCACGTTCTATTGGGCCTTACTCGTTGATTACTCAACAACCACTTGGTGGTAAGGCTCAATTTGGAGGTCAACGTTTTGGAGAGATGGAAGTTTGGGCGCTAGAAGCTTATGGTGCTTCTGCAACCTTACGTGAGATATTGACGGTAAAATCTGATGATGTTATAGGAAGAGCTAAGACATACGAAAGTATTGTTAAAGGTGAGCCTATGCCAGAACCAGGATTACCAGAATCTTTTAATGTATTAATGCACGAATTAAAAGGTCTGGGTCTGGATATCAGATTAGAAGAATAGTAAATGCTAATTCGTACCCTGAGCAAAGTCGAAGGGTACGAATGAAACATAAAACTATTCAATTTTAAATTACAATAATTCTTTAGCAACCATATATTATGGCAAGAAATAATGATAAGAATACAGTAAAGAGATTTAATAAAATCTCTATAGGTTTAGCATCTCCTGAGTCAATTTTAGCGGCATCTCAGGGAGAAGTGCTAAAACCCGAAACTATCAATTATCGTACTCACAAACCCGAGCGTGATGGTTTGTTCTGTGAGCGTATTTTTGGACCTGTAAAGGACTTTGAATGTGCTTGTGGTAAATATAAAAGAATTCGTTACAAAGGTATTGTTTGTGATCGATGTGGAGTAGAGGTTACCGAAAAGAAAGTACGAAGAGATCGTGTGGGACATATTAACTTAGTTGTTCCTGTGGCACACATTTGGTATTTCCGTTCTTTACCAAATAAAATAGGATATTTATTAGGACTTCCATCTAAGAAATTAGATATGATTATTTACTACGAACGTTACGTAGTAATTCAACCTGGTATTGCCAAAAATGAAGAAGGTGAAGCTGTTCAGAAAATGGATTTCCTTACAGAAGAAGAGTATTTAAATATTTTAGATAGCCTTCCTCAGGAAAATTTATATCTTGATGATACAGACCCCAATAAGTTCATCGCAAAGATGGGAGCAGAGTGCCTTATCGAGATCTTAAGAAGAATTGATCTTGATGCACTATCTTACGAACTAAGACATAAAGCAAATAACGAAACGTCTAAACAACGTAAAACAGAAGCATTAAAACGTCTTCAGGTTGTTGAGTCTTTCCGTGATGCAAATAAAAATAGAGAAAATAATCCAGAATGGATGGTTCTTAAAGTTGTACCGGTAATTCCACCAGAATTACGTCCTTTAGTACCGCTTGATGGAGGTCGTTTTGCAACTTCAGATTTAAATGATCTGTACCGTCGTGTGATTATCCGTAATAATCGATTGAAGCGTTTAATGGAAATCAAAGCTCCAGAAGTTATTTTACGTAACGAAAAGCGTATGCTTCAGGAGTCTGTAGATTCATTATTTGATAATACACGTAAGGCTTCTGCAGTTAAAACAGATTCTAACAGACCATTAAAATCATTATCTGATTCTTTAAAAGGTAAGCAAGGACGTTTCCGTCAGAACTTACTTGGTAAACGTGTGGATTATTCAGCACGTTCTGTGATTGTTGTAGGACCAGAATTGAAATTATTCGAATGTGGTCTTCCAAAGAATATGGCTGCAGAACTTTATAAACCATTTGTAATCAGAAAACTGATCGAACGTGGTATTGTAAAGACAGTAAAATCTGCAAAGAAAATTATAGATAGAAAAGAGCCTGTAGTTTGGGATATCTTAGAGAATGTCTTAAAAGGACATCCGGTATTACTAAACCGTGCTCCTACGCTTCACCGTCTGGGTATACAGGCATTTCAGCCTAAACTTATTGAAGGTAAAGCGATACAGTTACACCCATTGGTTTGTACTGCATTTAATGCCGATTTTGATGGAGATCAAATGGCAGTACACTTACCATTAGGACCAGAAGCAATTTTAGAATCTCAGTTGTTGATGTTAGCATCACACAACATTCTTAACCCTGCTAATGGATCACCAGTAACAGTTCCTTCTCAGGATATGGTCTTGGGTCTTTATTATATGACTAAGTCTCGTAGATCTACTCCAGAATTAGAAATAAAAGGAGAAGACTTAACGTTCTACTCTCCAGAAGAAGTAGTTATAGCGTATAATGAAAAGAGATTAGATATTAATGCTAATATCAAAGTTAGAACTCAAGATATTGAAGAAGGAGAATTAGTAACTAAAATAATAGAAACTACTACAGGTAGAGTTTTATTTAATGAGAAAGTTCCTGAAAAAGCAGGATATATTAATGAAGTATTGACGAAAAAATCACTTCGAGATATTATCGGAGGTATTTTGAAAGTAACAAGTGTTCCTGAAACAGCAGAATTCTTGGATGAAATCAAAACATTAGGATATAATTTTGCATTCCAGGGAGGATTATCATTCAGTTTAGGAGATATTATTATTCCTAAAGAGAAACATACCATGATTGCTGATGCAAATTCACAGGTAGACAATATTGTAGCAAACTATAATATGGGTCTTATTACCAATAATGAGCGTTATAATCAGGTAATTGATATCTGGACATCTACAAATGCTGAGTTGACAGAGTTGTCTATGAAGCGTATTCGTGAAGATCAACAGGGATTCAATTCGGTATATATGATGCTTGACTCTGGAGCAAGGGGATCTAAAGAACAGATTCGTCAGTTAACCGGAATGCGTGGATTGATGGCAAAACCGAAGAAAGCGAGTTCTGCTGGTGGAGAAATTATCGAAAACCCAATTCTTTCTAACTTTAAAGAAGGACTTTCTATTCTTGAGTACTTTATTTCTACTCACGGTGCTCGTAAAGGTCTTGCAGATACCGCTCTTAAAACTGCGGATGCTGGATACCTTACACGTCGTTTGGTAGATGTTGCTCAGGATGTTATTGTTAATATAGAAGATTGTGGTACTCTTAGAGGTGTAGAGGTAACTCCGTTAAAGAAAAATGAAGAAATTATAGAAGGGCTTGCTGCTAGAATAGTGGGTAGAACTTCATTGCAAGATGTTATTGATCCATTAACTCAAGAAGTATTAGCAGAAGCTGGTGTAGAAATTAATGATGAAGTTGCTAAGATTATTGAGAATTCTCCTGTAGAATCTGTAGAAGTTCGTTCTGCGCTTACTTGTGAAGCAAAGAAAGGAATCTGTGTAAAATGTTATGGTCGTAACCTTGCTACTGGTAAAACAGTACAGCGTGGTGAAGCCGTTGGTGTTGTAGCTGCTCAATCTATTGGAGAGCCTGGTACACAGCTTACATTACGTACATTCCACGTAGGAGGTATTGCAGGTAACATTTCTGAAGAAAACCAATTAAGATCTAAGTTTGCCGGTAAAGCGGAAATAGAAGAACTTAAAACCGTTAAAGGAGAAGATGGAGAAGGTAATGAGATCGATGTAGTAATTTCTCGTACGTCAGAAGTTAAGATTATTGATCCAAAAACTAAGATTGTTTTAAGTACAAACTTAATTCCTTATGGTTCTCAATTATTTATCCAGGATGGAGATAAAATAGATAAAGATCATGTAATCTGTCAGTGGGATCCATATAATGGAGTAATTATCTCTGAATTTGCAGGTAAAGTAAGATATGAAAATATTGAGCAAGGTATTACCTATCAAGTAGAGATTGATGAGCAAACTGGTTTCCAGGAAAAAGTAATTTCTGAATCTCGTGATAAGAAAAAGATACCAACACTACATGTATTAGGAAAAGGAGATGAAGTGTTACGTTCTTATAACTTACCTGTTGGAGCCCACCTTATGGTAGACGATAATGATAAGATTAAGGTAGGTAAAATCCTGGTTAAGATCCCTCGTAAATCTGCCAAAGCTGGTGATATTACAGGAGGTCTTCCAAGAGTAACAGAATTATTCGAAGCACGTAATCCTTCTAACCCTGCTGTGGTTAGTGAGATTGATGGTGTAGTATCATTTGGAAAAATCAAACGTGGTAATCGAGAGATTATCGTAGAATCCAGAATAGGAGAAATTAAAAAGTATCTTGTAAAACTTTCTAATCAAATTCTTGTTCAGGAAAATGATTATGTTCGTGCAGGAATGCCATTATCAGATGGATCTACCACACCAGAAGATATTCTTAAAATCAAAGGCCCTTCTGCAGTACAGCAGTATTTGGTTAATGAAGTACAAGAAGTATATCGATTACAAGGTGTAAAAATTAATGATAAGCATTTTGAAGTGGTAGTACGTCAAATGATGCGTAAAGTAAGAATCCAGGATCCGGGAGATACTATTTTCCTTGAGAATCAGCTAGTACACAAATCTGATTTTATCGAAGAAAATGATCAGATTTTCGGAATGAAGGTTGTTGAAGATTCGGGAGATAGTGAAAACCTTAAAGAAGGACAGATTATTTCTCCTCGTGATTTAAGAGATGAAAATTCTGCTTTGCGTAGAGATGATAAAAACTTAGTTACTGCAAGAGACGTTTCTCCTGCTACAGCGACTCCAATACTGCAAGGTATTACAAGAGCTTCGCTACAAACCAAGTCATTTATCTCTGCAGCGTCATTCCAGGAAACAACAAAAGTGTTAAACGAAGCTGCGGTAAGCGGTAAAATTGATAGCCTTGAAGGTCTTAAAGAAAATGTGATTGTTGGACATAGAATACCAGCAGGAACAGGAATGAGAGACTATGAAAGTATCATTGTTGGTTCAAACGAAGAGTTTGAAGAACGAATGGAACAGCGACAAGAAGTTAATTATAACTAATATAAATAGCCTGCCTTTTTAGGCAGGCTTTTTTTTGATCAAACGATTCTAAAATAAAATTAGATATGGCAGATAATAAAAATCAGAAACAAAACCAATTGAATATAGAACTAGATGAAGATGTTGCAGATGGGACATATAGTAACCTTGCAATTATTAATCATTCTGTTTCAGAATTTGTAGTTGATTTTGTAAACATTATGCCGGGTAGACCGAAAAGTAAGGTGAAAAGTAGAATTATTCTAACTCCACAGCATGCCAAAAGATTATTAAAAGCTCTTAGTGACAATGTAAATCGATTTGAAGCTGCTCATGGAGAAATTAAAGATTATGAACAAACACCAATCCCTATGAATTTCGGCCCTACGGGAGAGGCTTAGATAAGAAATATAATAATAAAAAACCGACCTAAGTACCATATTTATGTAGTACTTAGGTCGGTTTTTTTATTATACAAGTTTTAGGTTTCTTCATCTAAATAAAAATAAATGTAACACTTACATAAAGTATTGGATGCTAGTAAGGTTCTGGTTATTTTTTTTGCTATTCTAGCAAAATAGAGATCATTTCCATTTTAAATATCATATCTATAGATAGTAGAGTTTTAAAGAACTGATACATAAACTTATATGAGCCTAAAATATATAAAATAACTATTGGCAGTTATATTTTTGCGGTAAAACAGTAATTGACTTAAAGAAAAATCTGCTAAATTTACAAAAGAGATATCTAAAATAAATCTTAAAATAGAAGCTAAAAGGTTTATTATAGAGCTCATTACTCACATTTGTCAAATAAATTTATATAGTTCACGAGTAATTAAAAGTGTTTTAGAAGAATTTATAACAATTCTTGATTTGATTTACCCTGATCGAATGTATTAATCAATTTATAACCCTAAAAATTGATTGGTATGATAAAAGAAACACATATATGGTGATCATAAAATATGATTTTGACACGACTTCTGTTGCTAGTCTTATTTGTTATTAATATATCTTTTGCTTATGCACAAGAAGATAGTCCTTGGGTAGTAGGCTTAGGGCTAAATGTTGTTGACAATTCTGGAAGTCGTTTTGATGAATTACTCAATATTGAAGATAATTGGAATCTATCGCGCCTATTAAAAGTTACGGTAGAAAAAAGATTCAAATATGATTATGGAGTTGAGCTATCAACATCAATCAATCAATTTAAAAGAGGTAAAAAAATAAATAGCGTTTTTAGTGTAGAAACTATCAATTATTTTGCAATTGACCTAATGGCTAAAAATTATACCTCTAACTATTGGAACGATCCTAGACATGCGGGATATACTGGGTATTTGATAGGAGGATGGGGAGGAAATTTTTTTAATGAAGTTGTTAATAATACAATAAATATTGGCCTGGGATTAAACATTAGACTTGGGGTATATATGTGGCTTAATTTTCAAACATTAGGAAAATTCTCTATAGATAATAATTCCCCGGGAAATGCAAATCATTTGCAACATTCTATTTCGGTTGTAATGTGGTTATAAATGAGTTGATATAATTAAAATATAGTATATGAAACCAAACTATTATGTACACGAAACTGCTGTAATAGATCATGGATGCGATATTGGTAAGGATACCAAAATATGGCATTTTTCTCATATTATGACCGATTGTAATATAGGTAAACATTGCAATATTGGTCAAAACGTAGTGATTTCTCCACAAGTTATTATAGGAGATAATGTGAAAATACAGAATAATGTATCTGTATATACAGGTGTTACTTGTGAAGATGATGTGTTTCTGGGGCCATCTTGTGTATTCACCAACGTTGTAAACCCAAGAAGTGGAGTAAATAGAAGAGGGCAATATAGCAAAACAAACGTAGGTAAAGGAGCAACGATCGGTGCAAATGCAACCATAGTTTGTGGTCATGATATTGGCGCATATGCTTTTATCGGTGCAGGAGCCGTTGTAACCAAGAATATAAAACCATATGCACTTGTGGTAGGAAATCCAGCTAAACAAATTGGCTGGATGAGCGAGTATGGTCATCGTTTAGAGTTCGATAAAGAAGACATTGCTATTTGCCCCGAAAGCAATGAAATCTATAAATTAGATAATCAACAAGTTTTTAAAACACAACCTGTCAAAAAGGAATTTTGATTCCTACTGTACCCCTATTCTGTACTATCAGATACATGATTAAATATCTTAAAGTGTAATTAAAAAAGACATGATGATGAAAAAAAACTTTGCATTGATTGGCGCAGCAGGTTATGTGGCTCCAAAACACCTTAAAGCTATTAAAGAAACAGATAATAACCTTCTGGCTGCACTAGATAAATTTGATAGTGTAGGAGTATTAGATAGTTATTTCCCAGATACCGATTTTTTTGTAGAATTTGAACGTTTCGACAGACACCTCGAAAAACTTAAAAGAAGAAAAGGAATTATATTAGATTATGTAAGTATTTGTACACCAAACTATTTACATGACGCCCATATAAGAATGGCACTTCGCAGAGGAGCCAATGCAATCTGCGAAAAACCTCTTGTTTTAAATCCTTGGAATATAGAGCCTCTCATTGAAATTGAGGCAGAATGTGAGAGAAAAGTAAATACAATCTTGCAGTTGCGATTACACCATAGTATAGTAGCTCTTAAAAAAATGGTCGATGAAGGACCCAAAGATAAAATATATGATATAGACCTTACCTACCTTACCTCTAGAGGTAGTTGGTATAATAGCTCCTGGAAAGGAGAAATCGGTAAATCAGGAGGAATAGCAACTAATATAGGAGTTCATTTTTTTGATATGCTACTTTGGATATTTGGAGGAGCAACAGAGAACATTGTACATAAACATGATCTTTATAATGCCTCTGGATATTTAGAACTAGAAAAAGCACGTGTAAGATGGTTTCTATCTATAGATTATGAAAATATACCTGAGTCTGTTAAAATGAAAAACCAAAGAACATATCGTTCTATCCTCGTTGATGGAAAAGAAATTGAGTTTAGCTCTGGCTTTACAGAATTACATACCAAAAGTTATATAGAAATTCTAAAAAATAATGGCTTTGGATTGGTCGATGCAAAACCGTCTATACAATTAGTACAAGATATTAGAAACACAGAATTAAGCCCGTTAAGAGGAGAATATCACCCTTTTCTAAACAGGTCGAAAAAAGTACAGTATACCTAATTTTTCAGTACAAGATTTGGCTTTAAAATTTGGTTACTTTAAATAAAAACAACTACTCGTGAGTATTTTGAAAAGAAAAACAACTATTGGATTAGTATGGAGTAGTATTGATAAGTTTTCGACGCTAATGATACAATTCATTTTAGGTATTGTATTAGCAAGAATACTTATGCCAGAAGACTACGGCCTTATCGGAATGATAGCTATTTTTCTTGCAATATCTCAGTCCTTAGTAGATAGTGGGTTTTTTACTGCATTGGTACAGAAAAAAAATGTAAATAATAATGACTACTCTACAATATTTTTCTTTAATATCATTGTAGGTTTTATGCTATATGGCATTTTATTTATTGGATCTGGTTTTATAGGAGATTTCTATGAAACACCAATACTAGTGGATATTATAAAAGTTATTGGGATCAATATTATAATTGTATCCACTACCATTGTTCACAGAGCATTTCTTACCACTAAAATTGATTTTAAAACACTGGCTATAATCAATATTGTGTCTGCACTACTAGGGGGGATTGTTGGTATTTATCTGGCTGTTAATGGATATGGTGTCTGGGCTTTAGTATATCAAACCATTGTAAGAAGTCTATCAATTGCGATTTTATTCTGGATCTTAAATCAATGGAAACCTAGTTTGATTTTTGATAAACAATCGTTTAATGCTCTTTTTAGATTTGGTTCTAAACTAATGATTTCTGGGCTACTTAAAATCTTTTTTAAGAATATTTATCTCATCATTATTGGTAAAATCTATAAAGCAGAAGAACTGGGATATTTTACCAGAGCTACTTTATTTAAGCAAATTCCTGCAACTCTGGTAACCACGATTCTTCAAAGTGTTACTTTTCCTGTTTTGGTAAAAGTAATAGAGGAAGATTCAAAAGTTAAAAATCTTTTAGA
The sequence above is a segment of the Aquimarina spinulae genome. Coding sequences within it:
- the rpoB gene encoding DNA-directed RNA polymerase subunit beta, with amino-acid sequence MLATQTERLNFSSVKNRPDYPDFLDIQIKSFQDFFQLETKSEERGNEGLYNTFMENFPITDTRNQFVLEFLDYFVDPPRYDLQECIERGLTYSVPLKARLKLFCTDPEHEDFETIVQDVYLGTIPYMTPSGTFCINGAERVVVSQLHRSPGVFFGQSFHANGTKLYSARVIPFKGSWIEFATDINSVMYAYIDRKKKLPVTTLFRAIGFERDKDILEIFDLAEEVKVSKSGLKKVLGRKLAARVLNTWHEDFVDEDTGEVVSIERNEIVLDRDTILDKDHLEEIIESGAKTILLHKEDNQKGDYAIIHNTLQKDPTNSEKEAVEHIYRQLRNAEPPDEETARGIIDKLFFSDQRYNLGEVGRYRMNKKLGLDIAMDKQVLTKEDIITIIKYLIELINSKAEIDDIDHLSNRRVRTVGEQLSQQFGVGLARMARTIRERMNVRDNEVFTPIDLINAKTLSSVINSFFGTNQLSQFMDQTNPLAEITHKRRLSALGPGGLSRERAGFEVRDVHYTHYGRLCPIETPEGPNIGLISSLSVFAKVNSMGFLETPYRKVEEGKVDLSGYTYLSAEEEEEKLIAQANIPLKEDGAIDSDKVIARMEGDFPVIDPTNVNYADVAPNQIASISASLIPFLEHDDANRALMGSNMMRQAVPLLRVDAPIVGTGLERQVASDSRVLINAEGEGVVEYVDAQKITIKYDRTEEQRMVSFDDDSKTYELIKFRKTNQGTNINLKPIVNVGDRVKKGQVLCQGYATEKGELALGRNMKVAFMPWKGYNFEDAIVISEKVVREDIFTSIHIDEYSLEVRDTKLGNEELTNDIPNVSEEATKDLDENGMIRVGAEIKPGDILIGKITPKGESDPTPEEKLLRAIFGDKAGDVKDASLKASPSLHGVVIDKKLFARAIKDKRKRSQDKEDIETLERSYDTKFELLKSELVDKLFAIVGGKTSQGVMNDLGEEVLPKGKKYTQKMLNSVDDYAHLTKGTWTTDDALNSMVADLIHNYKIKENDLQGNLRREKFTISVGDELPSGIIKLAKVYIAKKRKLKVGDKMAGRHGNKGIVARIVREEDMPFLEDGTPVDIVLNPLGVPSRMNIGQIYETVLGWAGQKLGRKYATPIFDGASLDQINEFTDEAGIPRFGHTYLYDGGTGDRFHQPATVGVIYMLKLGHMVDDKMHARSIGPYSLITQQPLGGKAQFGGQRFGEMEVWALEAYGASATLREILTVKSDDVIGRAKTYESIVKGEPMPEPGLPESFNVLMHELKGLGLDIRLEE
- the rpoC gene encoding DNA-directed RNA polymerase subunit beta'; amino-acid sequence: MARNNDKNTVKRFNKISIGLASPESILAASQGEVLKPETINYRTHKPERDGLFCERIFGPVKDFECACGKYKRIRYKGIVCDRCGVEVTEKKVRRDRVGHINLVVPVAHIWYFRSLPNKIGYLLGLPSKKLDMIIYYERYVVIQPGIAKNEEGEAVQKMDFLTEEEYLNILDSLPQENLYLDDTDPNKFIAKMGAECLIEILRRIDLDALSYELRHKANNETSKQRKTEALKRLQVVESFRDANKNRENNPEWMVLKVVPVIPPELRPLVPLDGGRFATSDLNDLYRRVIIRNNRLKRLMEIKAPEVILRNEKRMLQESVDSLFDNTRKASAVKTDSNRPLKSLSDSLKGKQGRFRQNLLGKRVDYSARSVIVVGPELKLFECGLPKNMAAELYKPFVIRKLIERGIVKTVKSAKKIIDRKEPVVWDILENVLKGHPVLLNRAPTLHRLGIQAFQPKLIEGKAIQLHPLVCTAFNADFDGDQMAVHLPLGPEAILESQLLMLASHNILNPANGSPVTVPSQDMVLGLYYMTKSRRSTPELEIKGEDLTFYSPEEVVIAYNEKRLDINANIKVRTQDIEEGELVTKIIETTTGRVLFNEKVPEKAGYINEVLTKKSLRDIIGGILKVTSVPETAEFLDEIKTLGYNFAFQGGLSFSLGDIIIPKEKHTMIADANSQVDNIVANYNMGLITNNERYNQVIDIWTSTNAELTELSMKRIREDQQGFNSVYMMLDSGARGSKEQIRQLTGMRGLMAKPKKASSAGGEIIENPILSNFKEGLSILEYFISTHGARKGLADTALKTADAGYLTRRLVDVAQDVIVNIEDCGTLRGVEVTPLKKNEEIIEGLAARIVGRTSLQDVIDPLTQEVLAEAGVEINDEVAKIIENSPVESVEVRSALTCEAKKGICVKCYGRNLATGKTVQRGEAVGVVAAQSIGEPGTQLTLRTFHVGGIAGNISEENQLRSKFAGKAEIEELKTVKGEDGEGNEIDVVISRTSEVKIIDPKTKIVLSTNLIPYGSQLFIQDGDKIDKDHVICQWDPYNGVIISEFAGKVRYENIEQGITYQVEIDEQTGFQEKVISESRDKKKIPTLHVLGKGDEVLRSYNLPVGAHLMVDDNDKIKVGKILVKIPRKSAKAGDITGGLPRVTELFEARNPSNPAVVSEIDGVVSFGKIKRGNREIIVESRIGEIKKYLVKLSNQILVQENDYVRAGMPLSDGSTTPEDILKIKGPSAVQQYLVNEVQEVYRLQGVKINDKHFEVVVRQMMRKVRIQDPGDTIFLENQLVHKSDFIEENDQIFGMKVVEDSGDSENLKEGQIISPRDLRDENSALRRDDKNLVTARDVSPATATPILQGITRASLQTKSFISAASFQETTKVLNEAAVSGKIDSLEGLKENVIVGHRIPAGTGMRDYESIIVGSNEEFEERMEQRQEVNYN
- a CDS encoding DUF3467 domain-containing protein — its product is MADNKNQKQNQLNIELDEDVADGTYSNLAIINHSVSEFVVDFVNIMPGRPKSKVKSRIILTPQHAKRLLKALSDNVNRFEAAHGEIKDYEQTPIPMNFGPTGEA
- a CDS encoding acyltransferase, coding for MKPNYYVHETAVIDHGCDIGKDTKIWHFSHIMTDCNIGKHCNIGQNVVISPQVIIGDNVKIQNNVSVYTGVTCEDDVFLGPSCVFTNVVNPRSGVNRRGQYSKTNVGKGATIGANATIVCGHDIGAYAFIGAGAVVTKNIKPYALVVGNPAKQIGWMSEYGHRLEFDKEDIAICPESNEIYKLDNQQVFKTQPVKKEF
- a CDS encoding Gfo/Idh/MocA family protein: MKKNFALIGAAGYVAPKHLKAIKETDNNLLAALDKFDSVGVLDSYFPDTDFFVEFERFDRHLEKLKRRKGIILDYVSICTPNYLHDAHIRMALRRGANAICEKPLVLNPWNIEPLIEIEAECERKVNTILQLRLHHSIVALKKMVDEGPKDKIYDIDLTYLTSRGSWYNSSWKGEIGKSGGIATNIGVHFFDMLLWIFGGATENIVHKHDLYNASGYLELEKARVRWFLSIDYENIPESVKMKNQRTYRSILVDGKEIEFSSGFTELHTKSYIEILKNNGFGLVDAKPSIQLVQDIRNTELSPLRGEYHPFLNRSKKVQYT